The Manihot esculenta cultivar AM560-2 chromosome 11, M.esculenta_v8, whole genome shotgun sequence genome includes a region encoding these proteins:
- the LOC110626413 gene encoding serine/threonine protein phosphatase 2A 55 kDa regulatory subunit B beta isoform isoform X2, with translation MNGGDEVAAAPAGPPQPLEWKFSQVFGERTAGEEVQEVDIISAIEFDKTGDHLATGDRGGRVVLFERTDTKDHGGSRRDLERMDYPISRHPEFRYKTEFQSHEPEFDYLKSLEIEEKINKIRWCQTANGALFLLSTNDKTIKFWKVQEKKVKKISEMNVDSSKAVGNGCIASSSNSNSAKPYLANGGCPEKSSSFPSNDFNFPPGGIPFLHLPVVTSSETSLVARCRRVYAHAHDYHINSISNNSDGETFISADDLRINLWNLEISNQSFNIVDVKPANMEDLTEVITSAEFHPNQCNMLAYSSSRGSIRLIDLRQSALCDSHAKLFEEQEAPGSRSFFTEIIASISDIKFAKDGRHILSRDYMTLKLWDINMDSGPVAAFQVQEYLRPKLCDLYENDSIFDKFECCLSGDGLRVATGSYSNLFRVFGCAPGSSEATTLEASKNPMRRQVQTPSRPSRSLSSITRVVRRGAESPGVDANGNSFDFTTKLLHLAWHPTENSIACAAANSLYMYYA, from the exons ATGAACGGTGGCGATGAGGTCGCTGCAGCTCCAGCGGGCCCACCACAGCCTTTGGAGTGGAAATTCTCTCAGGTGTTCGGTGAGCGCACCGCCGGAGAAGAAGTACAAGAAG TTGATATCATTTCAGCTATTGAATTTGATAAAACTGGTGATCATCTTGCTACTGGTGACCGTGGGGGCCGTGTAGTTCTATTTGAGAGGACAGACACAAAGGAT CATGGTGGATCCAGAAGGGATTTGGAAAGAATGGATTATCCTATTAGTAGGCACCCTGAGTTTCGTTATAAAACAGAGTTTCAGAGCCATGAACCTGAG TTTGACTATCTCAAGAGCTTGGAAATTGAGgagaaaataaacaaaatcaGATGGTGTCAAACAGCCAATGGTGCTCTTTTTCTCCTATCCACTAATGATAAAACCATTAAGTTTTGGAAG GTCCAAGAAAAGAAGGTGAAGAAAATTTCTGAAATGAATGTGGACTCTTCAAAAGCTGTAGGAAATGGTTGTATTGCTAGTTCAAGTAACTCAAATAGTGCTAAACCTTATCTTGCAAATGGAGGTTGTCCAGAGAAGTCATCTAGTTTCCCAAGCAATGACTTCAATTTCCCACCTGGGGGCATTCCATTTCTGCACTTACCTGTG GTAACTAGCAGCGAGACCAGCTTGGTGGCCAGATGCCGAAGGGTATATGCTCATGCACATGATTAtcacatcaattcaatttcaaataaCAG TGATGGTGAAACATTTATATCAGCTGATGACCTGCGAATCAATCTTTGGAACTTGGAAATTAGCAATCAAAGTTTTAACATTGTTGATGTGAAACCTGCAAATATGGAGGATCTAACCG AGGTTATAACATCTGCAGAATTCCACCCCAATCAGTGCAATATGTTAGCATATAGCAGTTCAAGAGGCTCAATCCGACTCATTGATTTGCGGCAATCAGCTCTTTGCGACTCTCATGCCAAATT GTTTGAGGAACAGGAGGCACCAGGCTCTAGGTCATTTTTCACAGAAATAATCGCTTCAATCTCAGATATAAAATTTGCTAAGGATGGACGGCACATACTTAGTCGTGACTACATGACTCTCAAG TTATGGGACATCAATATGGATTCGGGTCCAGTTGCAGCCTTCCAGGTTCAGGAGTACTTAAGACCTAAG TTGTGTGACTTGTATGAAAATGATTCAATCTTTGATAAGTTCGAATGTTGTTTGAGCGGTGATGGATTGCGAGTGGCAACAGGATCTTACAG CAATTTGTTCCGTGTGTTTGGTTGTGCCCCGGGAAGTTCTGAGGCAACAACTTTGGAAGCCAGCAAAAATCCCATGAG GAGACAAGTTCAGACACCTTCAAGGCCTTCCAGATCCCTAAGCAGTATAACACGAGTTGTAAGACGGG GAGCTGAAAGCCCAGGGGTTGATGCAAATGGAAATTCGTTTGATTTCACAACAAAGTTGCTGCATCTAGCATGGCACCCAACTGAAAATTCAATTGCTTGTGCTGCTGCAAACAGCTTGTACATGTACTATGCATGA
- the LOC110626453 gene encoding eukaryotic translation initiation factor 3 subunit D: MVSGLEIGNVPFNPDGWGPPDATTGAAATTTLPLNVPFAPFSRSEKLGRIADWTRTANNPNANRPNSKTASDSVFDFTADDSFPAATAAGDDSTFRLVDGKPPPRPKFGPKWRFNQHRPQLPQRRDEEVEARKREAEKERARRDRLYNLNRSNQNQPRREAAAFKSSVDIQPEWNMLDQIPFSTFSKLSFTVPEPEDLLLCGGLEFYDRSYDRITPKNERRLERFKNRNFFKVTTTDDPVIRRLANEDKATVFATDTILATLMCAPRSVYSWDIVIQRVGNKLFFDKRDGSQLDLLSVHETSQEPLPEAKDDMNSAYSLSVEAAYINQNFSQQVLIRDGNKVAFDEPNPFANEGEEVASVAYRYRRWKLDDDMHLVARCEVQSVVEVNKQRSFLTLNALNEFDPKYSGVDWRQKLETQRGAVLATELKNNANKLAKWTAQALLASADLMKLGYVSRVHPRDHYNHVILAVVGYKPRDFAAQINLNTSNMWGIVKSIVDLCMKLKEGKYVLVKDPSKPQVRIYEVPADAFENDYVEEPLPEEEQVQPPGEDTENVEANGAVNDVEDKKIDAQA; this comes from the coding sequence ATGGTAAGCGGCTTGGAAATCGGTAACGTTCCTTTCAACCCCGACGGCTGGGGTCCTCCAGATGCCACAACAGGCGCTGCTGCCACCACTACGCTTCCTCTCAATGTTCCCTTCGCCCCCTTCTCTCGATCAGAAAAACTCGGCCGAATTGCCGACTGGACCCGCACCGCCAACAATCCCAATGCAAATCGCCCCAACTCCAAGACGGCGTCGGATTCAGTTTTTGACTTCACTGCCGATGATTCCTTCCCCGCGGCAACTGCTGCCGGTGATGATTCAACATTCCGTCTCGTAGACGGAAAACCTCCTCCTCGCCCCAAATTTGGACCTAAGTGGCGCTTCAACCAACACCGACCACAGCTTCCACAGCGACGTGATGAAGAGGTGGAAGCTCGCAAACGGGAGGCGGAAAAGGAACGGGCCCGCCGCGATCGGCTCTATAACCTCAACCGGTCCAACCAAAACCAGCCACGTCGTGAGGCGGCCGCTTTCAAGTCATCGGTGGACATCCAACCAGAGTGGAACATGCTGGATCAGATCCCCTTTTCAACCTTTTCAAAGCTATCATTCACAGTACCAGAGCCAGAAGATCTACTTCTCTGCGGCGGTCTCGAGTTTTATGATAGATCGTATGATAGAATCACCCCCAAAAACGAGCGTCGTTTGGAGAGATTCAAAAACCGAAACTTTTTCAAAGTCACAACTACTGATGATCCGGTGATACGGCGACTTGCGAATGAAGATAAAGCTACGGTCTTTGCAACTGATACGATCCTCGCAACTTTGATGTGCGCGCCGAGGTCTGTTTATTCATGGGACATTGTGATTCAGAGGGTCGGAAACAAGCTCTTTTTTGATAAGAGGGATGGTTCCCAGCTTGATTTACTCTCTGTGCACGAGACCTCCCAGGAACCTTTGCCAGAGGCCAAGGATGATATGAACTCGGCTTATTCGTTGAGTGTTGAAGCAGCTTATATTAATCAGAACTTTTCACAGCAGGTCTTGATTAGGGATGGGAACAAAGTCGCTTTTGATGAGCCCAACCCTTTTGCAAATGAAGGAGAGGAAGTTGCCTCTGTGGCCTATAGGTATAGGCGCTGGAAGCTGGATGATGATATGCATCTTGTTGCCCGGTGTGAGGTGCAGAGTGTTGTGGAGGTTAACAAACAGAGGTCGTTTTTGACACTGAACGCACTTAATGAGTTTGATCCAAAATATTCAGGAGTTGATTGGAGGCAGAAGTTGGAGACTCAAAGAGGTGCGGTTTTGGCCACTGAATTGAAGAACAATGCCAACAAATTGGCCAAGTGGACTGCTCAAGCTCTGTTGGCCAGTGCAGATTTGATGAAATTGGGTTATGTTTCAAGGGTTCATCCAAGAGACCATTATAATCATGTGATATTGGCGGTAGTTGGGTACAAGCCAAGGGACTTTGCCGCCCAGATTAATTTGAATACGTCCAACATGTGGGGGATTGTtaagagtattgttgacttgtgtATGAAGTTGAAAGAAGGTAAATATGTGTTGGTGAAGGACCCATCCAAACCACAAGTGAGAATTTATGAAGTTCCTGCTGATGCGTTTGAGAATGATTATGTGGAGGAACCTTTGCCTGAGGAGGAGCAGGTTCAGCCCCCTGGTGAGGATACTGAGAATGTGGAGGCAAATGGAGCTGTCAATGATGTTGAGGATAAAAAGATTGATGCTCAAGCATAA
- the LOC110626413 gene encoding serine/threonine protein phosphatase 2A 55 kDa regulatory subunit B beta isoform isoform X1, whose protein sequence is MNGGDEVAAAPAGPPQPLEWKFSQVFGERTAGEEVQEVDIISAIEFDKTGDHLATGDRGGRVVLFERTDTKDHGGSRRDLERMDYPISRHPEFRYKTEFQSHEPEFDYLKSLEIEEKINKIRWCQTANGALFLLSTNDKTIKFWKVQEKKVKKISEMNVDSSKAVGNGCIASSSNSNSAKPYLANGGCPEKSSSFPSNDFNFPPGGIPFLHLPVVVTSSETSLVARCRRVYAHAHDYHINSISNNSDGETFISADDLRINLWNLEISNQSFNIVDVKPANMEDLTEVITSAEFHPNQCNMLAYSSSRGSIRLIDLRQSALCDSHAKLFEEQEAPGSRSFFTEIIASISDIKFAKDGRHILSRDYMTLKLWDINMDSGPVAAFQVQEYLRPKLCDLYENDSIFDKFECCLSGDGLRVATGSYSNLFRVFGCAPGSSEATTLEASKNPMRRQVQTPSRPSRSLSSITRVVRRGAESPGVDANGNSFDFTTKLLHLAWHPTENSIACAAANSLYMYYA, encoded by the exons ATGAACGGTGGCGATGAGGTCGCTGCAGCTCCAGCGGGCCCACCACAGCCTTTGGAGTGGAAATTCTCTCAGGTGTTCGGTGAGCGCACCGCCGGAGAAGAAGTACAAGAAG TTGATATCATTTCAGCTATTGAATTTGATAAAACTGGTGATCATCTTGCTACTGGTGACCGTGGGGGCCGTGTAGTTCTATTTGAGAGGACAGACACAAAGGAT CATGGTGGATCCAGAAGGGATTTGGAAAGAATGGATTATCCTATTAGTAGGCACCCTGAGTTTCGTTATAAAACAGAGTTTCAGAGCCATGAACCTGAG TTTGACTATCTCAAGAGCTTGGAAATTGAGgagaaaataaacaaaatcaGATGGTGTCAAACAGCCAATGGTGCTCTTTTTCTCCTATCCACTAATGATAAAACCATTAAGTTTTGGAAG GTCCAAGAAAAGAAGGTGAAGAAAATTTCTGAAATGAATGTGGACTCTTCAAAAGCTGTAGGAAATGGTTGTATTGCTAGTTCAAGTAACTCAAATAGTGCTAAACCTTATCTTGCAAATGGAGGTTGTCCAGAGAAGTCATCTAGTTTCCCAAGCAATGACTTCAATTTCCCACCTGGGGGCATTCCATTTCTGCACTTACCTGTGGTA GTAACTAGCAGCGAGACCAGCTTGGTGGCCAGATGCCGAAGGGTATATGCTCATGCACATGATTAtcacatcaattcaatttcaaataaCAG TGATGGTGAAACATTTATATCAGCTGATGACCTGCGAATCAATCTTTGGAACTTGGAAATTAGCAATCAAAGTTTTAACATTGTTGATGTGAAACCTGCAAATATGGAGGATCTAACCG AGGTTATAACATCTGCAGAATTCCACCCCAATCAGTGCAATATGTTAGCATATAGCAGTTCAAGAGGCTCAATCCGACTCATTGATTTGCGGCAATCAGCTCTTTGCGACTCTCATGCCAAATT GTTTGAGGAACAGGAGGCACCAGGCTCTAGGTCATTTTTCACAGAAATAATCGCTTCAATCTCAGATATAAAATTTGCTAAGGATGGACGGCACATACTTAGTCGTGACTACATGACTCTCAAG TTATGGGACATCAATATGGATTCGGGTCCAGTTGCAGCCTTCCAGGTTCAGGAGTACTTAAGACCTAAG TTGTGTGACTTGTATGAAAATGATTCAATCTTTGATAAGTTCGAATGTTGTTTGAGCGGTGATGGATTGCGAGTGGCAACAGGATCTTACAG CAATTTGTTCCGTGTGTTTGGTTGTGCCCCGGGAAGTTCTGAGGCAACAACTTTGGAAGCCAGCAAAAATCCCATGAG GAGACAAGTTCAGACACCTTCAAGGCCTTCCAGATCCCTAAGCAGTATAACACGAGTTGTAAGACGGG GAGCTGAAAGCCCAGGGGTTGATGCAAATGGAAATTCGTTTGATTTCACAACAAAGTTGCTGCATCTAGCATGGCACCCAACTGAAAATTCAATTGCTTGTGCTGCTGCAAACAGCTTGTACATGTACTATGCATGA
- the LOC110626185 gene encoding NADH-quinone oxidoreductase subunit B produces MAALVPRTASRLALLSTHNSSLIHTTLYSSSSSSESSSPVKYGGSRPPATPATGLSKVAEYAITKVDDLMNWARRGSIWPMTFGLACCAVEMMHVAAARYDMDRFGLIFRPSPRQSDVMVVAGTLTNKMAPALRRVYDQMPEPRWVISMGSCANGGGYYHYSYSVVRGCDRIVPVDIYVPGCPPTAEALLYGIMQLQKKINRRRDFLHWWTK; encoded by the exons ATGGCTGCCCTTGTGCCGAGAACTGCTTCACGTCTAGCCCTGCTCTCCACCCATAATTCATCTCTTATCCACACAACCCTTtactcatcatcatcatcatctgagTCGAGTTCTCCGGTTAAATACGGCGGATCAAGGCCACCGGCGACGCCAGCAACAGGGTTGTCGAAGGTGGCAGAGTATGCAATAACAAAGGTCGATGATCTGATGAATTGGGCCAGGAGAGGGTCCATCTGGCCCATGACTTTCGGTCTGGCTTGCTGTGCCGTTGAGATGATGCATGTTGCAGCTGCTAGATATGATATGGATCGGTTTGGGCTTATTTTCAGGCCCAGCCCAAGACAATCTGATGTCATGGTTGTGGCTGGGACTCTAACCAATAAGATGGCTCCAGCTTTGAGGAG GGTTTATGATCAAATGCCTGAGCCAAGGTGGGTGATTTCGATGGGAAGCTGTGCCAATGGAGGTGGCTATTACCATTACTCATACTCTGTGGTTCGCGGATGTGACCGAATTGTCCCTGTCGACATTTACGTGCCAGGATGCCCGCCCACAGCAGAGGCGTTGCTCTATGGAATCATGCAGCTGCAGAAGAAGATCAACAGGAGGAGAGATTTTCTTCACTGGTGGACCAAGTGA